From Hartmannibacter diazotrophicus, a single genomic window includes:
- the glpK gene encoding glycerol kinase GlpK yields the protein MTHILAIDQGTTSTRSIVFDGAQKIVGSAQQEFTQHYPHPGWVEHDPADLVRTTIETMKGAIADAGLEAADIAAIGITNQRETTLVWDRKTGEPLNNAIVWQDRRTSDMCAALKSKGLEETFTARTGLLLDPYFSGTKVAWILEHVEGARAMAEAGELCFGTVDSWLIWNLTGGGIHVTDATNAARTLLFDIRANDWDDDLLAALNVPRAMLPEVKDCAADFGMLDPAILGHAIPILGVAGDQHAATVGQACFEPGMLKSTYGTGCFAVLNTGEEFVASNNRLLTTIAYRLDGKTTYALEGSIFIAGAAVQWLRDGLKMIDKAAKSGELAAASDPEQAIYLVPAFVGLGAPYWDAEARGAIFGLTRNTGPAEFARAALEAVCFQTADLVEAMHRDWAASAETILRVDGGMVASDWTMQCLADLLDAPVDRPEILETTALGAAWLAGRKAGLWPDEAGFAATWKCEHRFAPKMDDATREKKKAGWRDAIARTLSRQKN from the coding sequence CCGGCAGACCTCGTCCGCACCACCATCGAGACGATGAAGGGCGCGATCGCCGATGCGGGCCTTGAGGCCGCCGACATCGCCGCGATCGGCATCACCAACCAGCGCGAGACGACGCTCGTCTGGGATCGAAAGACCGGCGAGCCTCTCAACAACGCCATCGTCTGGCAGGACAGGCGCACCTCGGATATGTGTGCGGCACTCAAGTCAAAGGGACTTGAGGAGACCTTCACCGCCAGGACCGGACTGCTGCTCGATCCCTATTTTTCCGGCACCAAGGTCGCCTGGATTCTGGAGCATGTCGAGGGCGCCCGCGCCATGGCCGAGGCCGGAGAACTCTGCTTCGGAACCGTCGACAGTTGGCTGATCTGGAACCTGACCGGCGGCGGCATTCATGTCACCGACGCGACCAACGCGGCCCGCACGCTGCTCTTCGACATTCGCGCCAACGACTGGGACGACGACCTCCTCGCCGCGCTCAACGTGCCGCGCGCGATGCTGCCCGAGGTCAAGGATTGCGCCGCCGACTTCGGCATGCTCGATCCGGCAATCCTCGGGCATGCGATCCCGATCCTCGGCGTCGCCGGCGACCAGCATGCGGCGACCGTCGGCCAGGCCTGTTTCGAGCCCGGCATGCTGAAATCCACCTACGGCACGGGCTGCTTCGCCGTCCTCAACACCGGCGAGGAATTCGTCGCCTCGAACAACCGTCTCCTGACGACCATTGCCTATCGTCTCGACGGCAAGACGACCTACGCTCTCGAAGGCTCGATCTTCATCGCCGGCGCGGCCGTGCAGTGGCTGCGCGACGGCCTGAAGATGATCGACAAGGCCGCCAAGAGCGGCGAACTGGCAGCCGCCTCCGATCCCGAACAGGCGATCTACCTCGTCCCGGCGTTTGTCGGCCTCGGCGCCCCCTATTGGGACGCGGAGGCGCGCGGCGCCATCTTCGGCCTGACACGCAACACCGGTCCGGCGGAGTTCGCCCGCGCCGCGCTGGAGGCCGTCTGCTTCCAGACCGCCGACCTCGTCGAGGCGATGCACCGCGACTGGGCCGCCTCGGCGGAAACGATCCTGCGCGTCGACGGCGGCATGGTGGCAAGCGACTGGACCATGCAGTGCCTTGCCGACCTCCTTGACGCCCCGGTCGACCGGCCTGAAATCCTCGAGACGACCGCCCTCGGCGCCGCCTGGCTGGCGGGCCGCAAGGCCGGTTTGTGGCCGGACGAGGCGGGTTTCGCCGCGACATGGAAATGCGAGCATCGCTTCGCGCCGAAGATGGACGACGCAACGCGCGAGAAGAAGAAGGCCGGATGGCGGGACGCCATTGCCCGGACCCTTTCCCGTCAGAAAAACTGA